From Sardina pilchardus chromosome 9, fSarPil1.1, whole genome shotgun sequence, a single genomic window includes:
- the nmur3 gene encoding neuromedin-U receptor 2, producing MDFLLNMSGLNSSLCSNTSENNSTLDSPRYLEEIMFHFLGPRRSPCFLPVALTYLLIFIVGVGGNLLTCTVIAKHRKMRTPTNMYLFSLAVSDLLVLVIGMPLETYELWQNYPFAFGEGGCLFRVFLFETVCFASVLNVTALSVERYVAVVHPLRTRYAVTTRHVLRVIAVVWLAALLCALPNTLLHGIAYVEWRGTPIPQSATCQMVKPLWIYNLVIQVTTISFYFIPMTVISVLYMVIGVRLGQEQRSRGSGGGGESGKSGDSDVTWTIHVEGGRRRQVTKMLSVVVVVFAICWAPFHIDRLLWSFTTHWTDYMHGLYEYVHILSGVLFYLSSAVNPIIYNMLSSRFRERFRELVCHQGRSASSAASHNSPPFSKVLKSASCSTHVSSSGRRCRARDTASTSGWEHEDETTFM from the exons ATGGATTTCCTTCTGAACATGTCAGGACTCAACAGCAGTCTTTGCAGCAACACCTCGGAGAACAACAGCACGCTCGACTCTCCCCGATACCTGGAGGAGATCATGTTCCACTTTCTGGGGCCGCGGAGGTCGCCGTGCTTCCTGCCCGTAGCCCTCACCTACCTGCTAATCTTCATCGTGGGCGTCGGGGGCAACCTGCTCACCTGCACGGTGATCGCCAAGCACCGCAAGATGCGCACGCCCACCAACATGTACCTGTTCAGCCTGGCGGTGTCGGACCTGCTGGTGCTGGTCATCGGCATGCCGCTGGAGACGTACGAGCTGTGGCAGAACTACCCGTTCGCCTTTGGCGAGGGCGGCTGCCTCTTCCGCGTGTTCCTCTTCGAGACGGTCTGCTTCGCCTCGGTGCTCAACGTGACGGCGCTGAGCGTGGAGCGCTACGTGGCGGTGGTGCACCCGCTGCGGACCCGCTACGCCGTCACCACGCGCCACGTGCTGCGGGTCATCGCGGTGGTGTGGCTGGCCGCCCTGCTCTGCGCCCTGCCCAACACCCTGCTGCACGGCATCGCCTACGTGGAGTGGCGCGGCACGCCCATCCCGCAGTCGGCCACCTGCCAGATGGTCAAGCCCCTCTGGATCTACAACCTGGTCATCCAGGTGACCACCATCTCCTTCTACTTCATCCCCATGACGGTGATCAGCGTGCTGTACATGGTGATCGGCGTGCGGCTCGGCCAGGAGCAGAGGTCGCGggggagcggcggcggcggtgagTCGGGGAAGAGTGGCGACTCCGATGTCACCTGGACCATCCacgtggagggagggaggaggcggCAGGTCACTAAGATGCTCT ctgtggtggtggtggtgtttgccATCTGCTGGGCCCCCTTCCACATCGACCGGCTTCTGTGGAGCTTCACCACGCACTGGACGGACTACATGCACGGCCTCTACGAGTACGTGCACATCCTGTCGGGCGTGCTCTTCTACCTGAGCTCGGCCGTCAACCCCATCATCTACAACATGCTCTCCAGCCGCTTCCGCGAGCGTTTCCGCGAGCTCGTCTGCCACCAGGGCCGCAGCGCGTCGTCTGCCGCCTCGCACAACTCGCCGCCCTTCTCCAAGGTCCTCAAGAGCGCGTCCTGCTCCACGCACGTGTCCAGCAGCGGACGCCGGTGCCGAGCCCGCGACACGGCCTCCACCAGCGGCTGGGAGCACGAGGACGAGACCACCTTCATGTGA